One part of the Sinobacterium caligoides genome encodes these proteins:
- a CDS encoding acyl-CoA dehydrogenase C-terminal domain-containing protein has protein sequence MKVFKSPIKDIQFVTQQVFDIDAHYKTIPQGAEATPEMVAAISQECAKFSENVLFPLNQSGDAEGCSFKDGQVTTPAGFKEAYQQWVDNGWQGLSHPEEYGGQGLPLSLGVIKSEIVGTANWSFGMYPGLSLGAMNTLIEHGTEEQKRGYLSKLVEGSWTGTMCLTESNCGSDLGQMKSKAVPSDDGSYRITGSKIFISSGEHDLAENIVHIVLARIEGETAGTKGISLFIVPKILPNDDLSLGEANQVSCGSIEHKMGINGSATCTMNFDGSKGFLLGEKNKGVNAMFTFMNTARIGTAIQGIGAAELAFQNSLAYAKERRSMRTLGGPVEPQQAADSIIHHPDVRRMLLKQKAIAGAGRAMLYDAAMIADKMMAATDDKEREAVDSELGFITPILKGFFTEMGIEAANEGMQVFGGHGYIKEWGMEQISRDVRIATLYEGTTGIQGLDLLGRKVILDKFKQYGAVNKRILNLYKRSLASPHRWQMMKFIGPLMGYQLRWQRMLLSILLAARKDRDAVGAATHDFLMFSGYLMSAYYWALMALTAFEKLAQKKSDSADLGDDFYQSKIQTAEFYYARMLPRAKSHSEIVRAKLSSLTAMAEKDFCLE, from the coding sequence GTGAAAGTATTTAAATCGCCGATAAAAGACATTCAATTTGTCACCCAACAAGTATTCGATATTGATGCGCACTATAAGACGATACCACAGGGGGCGGAAGCGACGCCGGAAATGGTGGCGGCGATTAGTCAAGAGTGTGCCAAGTTCTCCGAGAACGTTTTATTCCCCCTTAACCAGTCGGGCGATGCAGAGGGCTGTAGCTTTAAAGATGGTCAGGTAACGACGCCGGCGGGGTTTAAGGAGGCCTATCAGCAGTGGGTCGATAACGGCTGGCAGGGCTTGTCGCATCCCGAGGAATATGGCGGTCAGGGTTTACCGTTATCGCTAGGGGTAATTAAGTCGGAGATCGTCGGCACTGCCAACTGGTCGTTCGGTATGTATCCTGGGCTGAGCCTGGGGGCGATGAATACGCTGATTGAGCATGGCACGGAAGAGCAGAAGCGTGGCTATCTCAGTAAGTTGGTAGAGGGGAGCTGGACTGGCACAATGTGTCTAACCGAGTCTAACTGTGGCTCTGATCTCGGGCAGATGAAGTCGAAGGCCGTTCCGAGCGACGACGGTAGTTATCGCATCACCGGCAGTAAGATTTTTATCTCCTCAGGTGAACACGACTTGGCCGAGAATATTGTTCATATCGTATTGGCGAGGATTGAGGGCGAGACTGCAGGCACTAAGGGTATCTCTCTCTTTATCGTGCCGAAGATTTTACCCAACGACGATTTATCGCTTGGCGAGGCCAATCAGGTTAGTTGTGGCTCGATCGAGCACAAGATGGGCATCAACGGTTCGGCGACTTGTACGATGAACTTTGATGGCTCTAAAGGCTTCCTGCTGGGCGAGAAAAACAAGGGCGTCAATGCCATGTTTACCTTTATGAATACCGCCAGAATAGGTACGGCGATTCAGGGTATTGGCGCGGCCGAGCTGGCTTTTCAAAATTCGTTAGCCTACGCCAAAGAGCGTCGCTCGATGCGCACTTTAGGTGGCCCGGTAGAGCCTCAACAGGCCGCTGACAGTATTATTCACCACCCCGATGTGCGCCGCATGTTGTTAAAGCAAAAGGCAATCGCCGGTGCTGGGCGGGCGATGTTGTACGATGCGGCGATGATCGCCGACAAGATGATGGCGGCAACCGACGATAAAGAGCGAGAGGCGGTTGACTCTGAGCTCGGCTTTATCACGCCGATATTGAAGGGCTTCTTTACCGAGATGGGTATCGAGGCGGCCAACGAGGGGATGCAGGTCTTCGGCGGCCACGGTTATATCAAAGAGTGGGGGATGGAGCAGATTAGTCGTGATGTACGCATTGCAACGCTATACGAAGGAACGACGGGTATTCAGGGCCTCGATTTGCTGGGTCGTAAAGTGATTCTCGATAAATTTAAACAGTACGGTGCCGTTAATAAGCGGATTTTAAACTTGTATAAACGCAGCCTAGCGAGCCCGCATCGCTGGCAGATGATGAAGTTTATCGGCCCGCTAATGGGCTATCAGTTACGCTGGCAGAGAATGTTGCTGTCGATATTGCTGGCGGCGCGTAAAGACCGCGATGCCGTTGGCGCTGCGACCCACGACTTTTTGATGTTTAGCGGCTATCTGATGTCGGCTTATTACTGGGCGTTGATGGCGTTGACGGCCTTCGAGAAGCTGGCGCAGAAAAAGTCTGACAGTGCAGATTTAGGTGACGACTTCTACCAATCTAAAATACAGACTGCCGAGTTTTACTATGCCCGTATGTTACCGAGGGCCAAGTCTCACAGTGAAATCGTTAGGGCGAAGCTGTCCAGCTTAACAGCGATGGCAGAGAAGGACTTCTGTCTAGAATAA
- a CDS encoding ABC-F family ATPase, with translation MITTANITMQFGAEPLFENISAQFGGGNRYGLIGANGCGKSTFMKILSGELAPTSGNFSITPGFKVGTLSQDQFAFEEYSVVDTVIMGDVELWKVKAERERIYSLPEMSEADGMKVAELEVEFAEMDGYSAESRAGDILLEAGIDEEFHFGLMSQVAPGHKVRVLLAQALFANPDILLLDEPTNNLDIHTINWLAEVLNQRKSTMIIISHDRHFLNSVCTHMADIDYGELRIYPGNYEAFIEASELIRSQLLLENAKKSAEIDELQAFVNRFGANASKAKQASSRAKKMDKIKLDDVKSSSRMTPSISMKQDKKLHRQALVLEELSHGFDGETLFSNGNMILEAGAKLAIIGENGAGKSTFLRCLMDELQPNSGDIKWAENAQVGYCPQDSTADFDCDLNLFDWMSQWRTPKHDDLAVRGMLGRLLFTEDDANKKARVCSGGEKNRLLFGKLMMMNTNVLVMDEPTNHLDLEAIDALNIALKNYDGTLIFVSHDREFVSSLATRVLEIKDKEVIDFQGTYDEYLDSQKEVQAVA, from the coding sequence TTGATTACTACCGCAAACATCACCATGCAGTTTGGCGCCGAGCCCCTGTTCGAAAATATCTCCGCTCAATTTGGTGGCGGTAATCGCTACGGCCTGATTGGCGCGAACGGCTGTGGCAAGTCAACCTTCATGAAGATCCTCAGTGGTGAGCTCGCGCCAACCTCGGGTAACTTCTCTATCACCCCGGGCTTTAAGGTCGGTACTCTGAGCCAGGACCAGTTCGCCTTCGAAGAATACAGCGTTGTCGATACCGTCATCATGGGCGATGTCGAGCTGTGGAAGGTGAAGGCCGAGCGTGAGCGCATTTACAGCCTGCCCGAGATGAGCGAAGCCGATGGTATGAAGGTGGCTGAGCTCGAAGTAGAATTCGCTGAGATGGACGGTTATAGCGCTGAGAGCCGCGCAGGTGACATCCTGCTCGAGGCGGGCATTGATGAGGAGTTTCACTTCGGCCTGATGAGCCAAGTCGCTCCGGGCCACAAGGTGCGTGTATTGCTAGCGCAGGCCTTGTTTGCCAACCCAGACATCCTGCTGCTTGATGAGCCGACCAACAACTTGGATATTCATACCATCAACTGGTTAGCTGAAGTGTTGAACCAGCGTAAGTCGACGATGATTATCATCTCGCACGATCGCCACTTCTTAAACAGCGTATGTACCCATATGGCGGATATCGATTACGGTGAGCTGCGTATCTACCCGGGTAACTACGAGGCGTTTATTGAGGCGTCCGAGTTGATCCGCTCACAGCTGCTACTCGAGAACGCAAAAAAGAGCGCTGAAATCGACGAGCTACAGGCTTTTGTTAATCGCTTCGGTGCCAATGCTTCCAAGGCTAAGCAGGCTAGCTCTCGCGCGAAAAAGATGGATAAGATTAAGCTTGATGATGTGAAGTCATCCAGCCGAATGACGCCGTCAATCAGCATGAAACAGGATAAAAAATTACACCGCCAGGCGCTCGTGTTGGAAGAGCTCTCGCACGGTTTTGACGGCGAAACCCTGTTCAGTAACGGCAACATGATCTTGGAAGCGGGTGCCAAACTGGCGATTATCGGTGAGAACGGTGCCGGTAAAAGTACCTTCCTGCGTTGTTTGATGGATGAGCTGCAGCCGAACAGTGGTGATATTAAGTGGGCGGAGAACGCACAAGTGGGTTACTGTCCTCAGGACAGCACAGCGGACTTCGACTGTGACTTGAATCTGTTCGACTGGATGAGCCAGTGGCGTACCCCCAAACACGATGACCTCGCCGTACGCGGCATGCTCGGTCGTCTGCTATTCACCGAAGACGATGCCAATAAGAAGGCACGGGTGTGCTCGGGTGGTGAAAAGAACCGCCTACTGTTTGGTAAGCTGATGATGATGAACACCAACGTCTTGGTGATGGACGAGCCGACCAACCACTTGGATCTCGAGGCCATTGATGCGCTTAACATCGCACTGAAAAACTACGATGGTACGCTGATCTTTGTCAGCCACGACCGTGAGTTCGTCTCCTCTTTGGCGACGCGAGTGCTCGAGATTAAAGACAAGGAGGTCATCGACTTCCAGGGCACCTACGACGAGTACTTAGACAGCCAAAAGGAAGTACAGGCGGTCGCTTAA
- the pcaC gene encoding 4-carboxymuconolactone decarboxylase — MESEKYKQGMNVRREVLGDEYVDRAIDAATDFNKPLQDLVTENCWGEIWANDALPKQTRSLITIATLAALKAPTELKAHVRGALRNGCSAQEIQAVLLQATVYCGVPAGIEAFRAAKEAIEEWQKG, encoded by the coding sequence ATGGAAAGTGAGAAGTATAAGCAAGGAATGAACGTCCGCCGTGAAGTGTTAGGCGATGAATATGTCGATAGGGCGATTGATGCTGCAACCGACTTCAATAAACCGCTGCAAGATTTAGTCACAGAGAACTGCTGGGGGGAAATCTGGGCTAACGACGCCCTCCCCAAACAAACCAGAAGCCTTATTACCATCGCAACGCTCGCCGCGCTCAAGGCTCCCACTGAACTAAAGGCTCACGTCAGGGGGGCGCTACGTAACGGCTGCTCTGCCCAAGAGATTCAGGCAGTGCTGCTTCAAGCTACCGTCTACTGCGGTGTTCCAGCCGGAATTGAGGCTTTTCGTGCCGCTAAGGAAGCCATCGAAGAGTGGCAGAAAGGCTAG
- a CDS encoding DMT family transporter, whose translation MLNNFITNIPLSIRYMLMSALAFALMTSCVKLVHTYGIPVFEIVAARAIVSLFISYIDVKRKGISPLGNNRKLLLARGIAGSLALICVYYAVSTLPLAEATILQYLNPVFTAILAVLFLKERIKLSTIICIVCCIVGLLFIVAPGFTFDHTESLPLLSVTAALLGAFGSGIAYVIVKQLSVTEDSSVIVLYFPLIALPLSIILLGHNFVMPNHEALLLLLFVGLFTQVGQVGLTKAMQTEDASKTMAYAYIQVVFSIILGWLVFSEIPSLWTWIGGTLIISGAIINVVGSRKGKLKAA comes from the coding sequence ATGCTCAACAATTTTATCACCAATATTCCTCTCAGCATCCGCTACATGCTGATGTCGGCCCTTGCCTTTGCCCTAATGACCAGCTGCGTTAAGCTCGTTCATACCTACGGCATCCCAGTTTTTGAAATCGTCGCAGCGAGAGCCATTGTGTCGTTATTTATTAGCTATATCGATGTCAAAAGAAAGGGGATTTCACCACTAGGGAATAATAGAAAGCTCTTACTGGCCAGGGGCATAGCGGGATCGTTAGCGCTGATCTGTGTGTATTACGCCGTTTCCACACTACCGTTAGCCGAGGCAACCATCCTGCAGTACCTCAACCCGGTGTTTACGGCGATCTTAGCCGTGCTCTTTCTCAAGGAGAGGATCAAGCTATCGACAATCATTTGTATCGTTTGCTGTATTGTCGGCTTACTGTTCATTGTTGCCCCTGGCTTCACCTTCGATCACACAGAAAGCCTCCCCTTGCTTAGTGTCACCGCCGCCCTACTCGGTGCCTTCGGCAGTGGCATCGCCTATGTGATCGTCAAACAGCTGAGCGTCACCGAAGATAGCTCTGTCATTGTGCTTTACTTCCCGCTTATCGCCCTGCCCTTGTCCATTATTCTATTGGGCCATAACTTTGTCATGCCAAATCATGAGGCACTGCTGTTACTACTGTTTGTGGGCCTCTTTACCCAGGTCGGCCAAGTGGGACTGACCAAGGCCATGCAAACTGAAGACGCTAGCAAGACCATGGCCTATGCCTATATACAGGTTGTCTTCTCTATTATCCTTGGCTGGTTGGTGTTCAGTGAAATCCCATCACTATGGACCTGGATCGGCGGCACACTCATTATTTCCGGGGCTATCATCAATGTGGTTGGCAGCAGGAAAGGTAAGTTAAAAGCAGCATAG